One genomic segment of Methylocystis sp. SC2 includes these proteins:
- a CDS encoding cytochrome c, with amino-acid sequence MKRTSAFFAPALIACAALSPIMAKADGAEGRALYHGHAGFARGDAATNLRLPSEFAACAKCHGAFGEGGREGGVTAPALIWSALTTPRGEAPAFQAESQVLDAITKGVARDGAALGPTMPRYTLSDAEMSALLDYLKHVGRADDYPPGVDRQTIRLATMLPLSGAARAVGLAVLDGMRGAFDAANSNGGVYGRKLVLEAIDIEQDAQALTKDVALRRPFAVVGGMWRPDAPISLELAKQRIAKIATLTPHRDALSLDAWDIDLLAPLDQQRSAIESALKNCAAPGPKWAIAGNIAIASTPMADRRWFASAAEAADAAKQIASPGCVAYGLADAAAVNAAMPATWEKRLILPFPAAIFLVGREESSSPWQALGRAAARLVVELCARAGSRLNERSPLMALEKGLRVELEAGAPAYFDRARHYAWNPDIITISAGAPRIRRKQF; translated from the coding sequence ATGAAAAGAACGTCCGCGTTTTTCGCGCCAGCGCTGATCGCCTGTGCGGCGCTGTCGCCGATCATGGCGAAGGCTGATGGCGCCGAAGGGCGGGCGCTCTACCACGGCCACGCAGGCTTTGCACGCGGCGACGCGGCGACCAATCTGCGTCTGCCGTCGGAGTTTGCCGCCTGCGCGAAGTGTCATGGCGCATTCGGCGAAGGCGGACGCGAAGGCGGCGTCACCGCCCCGGCGCTCATTTGGTCCGCGCTGACGACGCCGCGAGGGGAAGCGCCGGCTTTCCAGGCCGAGTCGCAGGTCCTTGACGCGATCACGAAGGGCGTCGCGCGTGACGGCGCCGCGCTTGGCCCGACCATGCCACGCTACACGCTGAGCGATGCGGAGATGTCGGCGCTTCTTGACTATCTGAAGCATGTGGGTCGCGCCGATGACTATCCGCCCGGCGTCGACCGCCAGACAATTCGTCTGGCGACGATGCTGCCGCTTTCGGGCGCTGCGCGCGCCGTCGGTCTTGCAGTCCTTGACGGCATGCGCGGCGCCTTTGACGCCGCAAATTCGAATGGGGGAGTCTACGGACGCAAGCTCGTCCTCGAAGCGATCGATATCGAGCAGGACGCCCAAGCGCTTACAAAAGACGTCGCTTTGCGCAGGCCTTTCGCGGTCGTCGGCGGGATGTGGCGGCCGGATGCGCCCATCTCCCTCGAACTCGCGAAGCAGCGCATCGCGAAGATTGCGACGCTGACGCCGCATCGGGACGCGTTGTCGCTTGATGCGTGGGACATTGATCTCCTTGCGCCGCTGGACCAGCAGCGCAGCGCGATTGAATCCGCGCTCAAGAATTGTGCGGCGCCGGGGCCGAAATGGGCGATTGCAGGCAATATCGCCATTGCATCGACGCCGATGGCGGACCGACGCTGGTTCGCAAGCGCCGCCGAAGCTGCCGACGCGGCGAAGCAAATCGCGTCTCCCGGCTGTGTGGCCTATGGATTAGCCGACGCTGCAGCGGTCAATGCAGCCATGCCTGCGACTTGGGAGAAGCGTCTCATTCTCCCATTTCCCGCCGCAATCTTTCTTGTCGGCCGCGAGGAGTCGTCGAGTCCTTGGCAAGCGCTCGGCCGCGCGGCGGCGCGTCTCGTCGTCGAACTTTGTGCGCGCGCCGGTTCGCGGCTGAATGAGCGCTCGCCCCTCATGGCGCTCGAAAAGGGTTTGCGCGTCGAGCTTGAGGCTGGCGCGCCCGCGTATTTCGACCGCGCGCGCCATTACGCCTGGAACCCCGACATCATCACTATTTCCGCAGGCGCGCCGAGGATTAGGCGCAAACAATTTTAA
- a CDS encoding CHAT domain-containing protein, with amino-acid sequence MTSSRCRCSEHGFVHIFSTVACLLFALPPASVRADGSDFPEALPLAAPIADLTGNWSFVPVPLPSQNVTHLLVSRSGERLLIGTSEGVASYDGVAPRAPSFPSLDAQQPIIVNAMVEASDHAIIVGTINDSLFRWKDDRIEAIYGACPRSQRGCPRGDWALASSGDGVIYAVSSRFGPRTNEAVAALRAAVPDRVVGVQTAAAYLGFAGNELVATSEYGSIQKIDPATGKPTRWIDLKLAPQTFVRSVSYAPDRLFIATDRNCLGVRLAQPTAPMVLAEGYCRAIASQKNGAMWLATTYLQRYDLNGWKRWSPGGGGSITANVVMEDRVSNIWIGTPRGLWRYFDISHDHRFPGKGSAVSSMVADRGGGAVVGLDNGEVWRLDRSLAATRIDLPAAAGVPASPYYRGALLALDPQDRLWTLNAAGLFKIEGANVERTGAYPLAMATSPAAPSSLAVSKTGAACVGVVWSDKALCLSDGHWREGAHVMSDIGGSAVAALAFDDTSALLAVGVESIAVAAPKPSELGPFAPSPFGKKTLLGAVAMTPIVEGAEAVASGGWGGTVFLKRAGGGYVDVGHGRADVLDQPYVIRSFASHPALGLLAGTDEGLFRWEGSPKTGRWRSLRTIDPRLARPTTAVVASTGRGFWTASGSDVFLIDLPASTPMTTIERSPLGDTIDVNAVTYGLAIPGLVGPPEAKTATIEYDPPIANAERNLSGSSSRLDLTNLSDVTRYRLTVTATDGFLNRGSAANSEFSVALPFYRNPYKLAAAILTAAGLLLLLLTRRGPTGFVLRRLGGLRWTTDTAAARFAIEVKSIGADTVRYELEAPSAPTTIRLAVDMPAAQLTNEAESIMPYLVGLAEGRTRLRGERFEKVYERVAKLMGEAALPQEVRFATAQADGGAISLDLSKSLIWLPLEITDDGGETRMMLRHAIGRTISGDVLAERKPLSAFRLTVTIFAPHADDADRLARADGEAEAVAAAAQSWGAEVVRMAPDATKQEILAAICAAHLFHYVGHAEFVEDAGEQSYLPIKGDRILAGDIAAALKTTPNDLLLAFINGCGSSREAAWARGAEVYGFASAFLNNASYFVGAQWPIPDEPAAAFATEFYSRLFPHAYSLWWRLIRRDTLGGIPFAEALRLARLKLSGEGPSTVQTWSSYVFYGDPTRRLLLK; translated from the coding sequence ATGACGAGCTCTCGCTGCCGCTGTTCGGAACACGGGTTCGTCCATATTTTTTCGACCGTCGCATGTCTGCTCTTTGCGCTGCCGCCTGCTTCCGTCCGCGCCGATGGCAGCGATTTTCCGGAGGCTCTGCCGCTTGCCGCGCCCATCGCCGACCTGACGGGCAACTGGAGCTTCGTCCCTGTTCCGTTGCCGTCGCAGAACGTCACCCATCTGCTCGTCTCCCGGTCCGGCGAACGGCTGCTGATCGGCACGAGCGAAGGGGTAGCGTCTTATGACGGCGTCGCGCCCCGCGCTCCATCCTTCCCGTCATTGGACGCGCAGCAGCCGATCATCGTCAACGCCATGGTCGAGGCATCCGACCATGCGATCATAGTCGGCACGATTAACGACAGCCTATTCCGCTGGAAGGACGATCGGATCGAAGCGATCTACGGCGCCTGTCCACGCAGCCAGAGAGGCTGCCCTCGGGGAGATTGGGCGCTGGCGAGCTCCGGCGACGGCGTGATCTACGCTGTGTCGAGCCGTTTCGGCCCAAGGACAAACGAGGCGGTTGCTGCATTGCGCGCGGCGGTTCCGGATCGTGTCGTCGGGGTGCAGACTGCGGCAGCATATCTCGGCTTCGCGGGAAACGAACTCGTAGCGACGAGCGAGTATGGGTCGATCCAGAAGATCGACCCGGCGACTGGCAAACCTACGCGCTGGATTGACCTCAAGCTCGCGCCGCAAACCTTTGTCCGCAGCGTATCCTACGCACCGGACCGGCTCTTCATCGCGACCGATAGGAATTGCCTCGGCGTGCGGCTCGCCCAGCCGACCGCGCCGATGGTGCTGGCCGAGGGGTATTGCAGGGCCATCGCCAGCCAGAAGAACGGAGCGATGTGGCTCGCGACCACCTATCTGCAACGGTACGACCTCAATGGCTGGAAACGCTGGTCGCCCGGGGGCGGCGGCTCGATCACTGCCAATGTGGTGATGGAGGACAGGGTCTCGAACATCTGGATCGGCACGCCGAGGGGACTATGGCGCTATTTCGACATCTCCCACGATCACAGATTCCCGGGCAAAGGGTCGGCGGTCTCATCGATGGTCGCAGACCGGGGCGGCGGCGCGGTCGTGGGTCTGGACAACGGCGAGGTGTGGCGGCTTGACCGCAGCCTTGCCGCAACGCGCATAGACCTCCCGGCCGCGGCCGGGGTGCCTGCGTCGCCCTACTACCGTGGTGCGCTCCTTGCCCTCGATCCGCAGGACAGGCTTTGGACTCTCAACGCCGCCGGCCTGTTCAAGATCGAGGGCGCGAACGTCGAGCGGACGGGCGCGTACCCGCTTGCCATGGCGACGTCGCCGGCCGCACCGTCGTCACTTGCGGTTTCGAAAACCGGTGCCGCCTGCGTCGGCGTCGTCTGGAGCGATAAGGCGCTCTGTCTTTCGGACGGGCATTGGCGGGAAGGCGCGCATGTGATGTCCGATATAGGCGGTTCCGCCGTGGCGGCGTTGGCGTTCGACGACACAAGCGCCCTGCTGGCTGTCGGCGTGGAAAGCATCGCTGTCGCGGCGCCTAAACCGTCCGAACTCGGACCGTTCGCCCCGTCGCCTTTCGGCAAGAAGACACTGCTCGGCGCCGTCGCCATGACGCCGATCGTGGAGGGCGCTGAGGCCGTCGCTTCGGGAGGATGGGGCGGGACGGTGTTCCTGAAGCGTGCAGGCGGCGGTTATGTCGATGTCGGCCATGGCCGCGCCGACGTTCTGGACCAGCCCTATGTCATCCGCAGCTTCGCCTCGCATCCGGCTTTGGGGCTGCTCGCCGGGACTGACGAAGGGTTGTTCCGCTGGGAAGGTAGCCCGAAGACCGGACGCTGGCGCAGCCTGAGGACGATCGATCCGAGGCTCGCGCGTCCGACCACCGCCGTCGTCGCGTCGACGGGCCGCGGCTTCTGGACGGCGTCCGGCTCCGATGTATTCCTGATCGATCTGCCCGCGTCGACGCCTATGACGACCATCGAAAGATCGCCTTTGGGCGACACGATCGACGTCAACGCGGTGACGTACGGTCTTGCGATACCAGGCTTGGTCGGCCCGCCTGAAGCCAAGACCGCGACGATCGAGTACGATCCGCCCATCGCCAACGCCGAGCGCAACCTGTCCGGATCAAGCAGCCGGTTAGATCTCACCAACCTGTCCGACGTCACCCGCTACCGCCTGACTGTAACTGCGACCGACGGGTTCTTGAATCGGGGCTCGGCCGCCAACTCGGAATTCTCGGTCGCGCTTCCGTTCTATCGCAATCCCTACAAACTTGCCGCTGCGATCCTCACCGCGGCTGGCCTTTTGCTCCTTCTGTTGACGCGGCGTGGCCCAACCGGCTTCGTGCTGCGGCGGCTCGGAGGCCTGCGCTGGACGACGGACACAGCTGCCGCGCGCTTCGCAATCGAGGTCAAAAGCATCGGTGCCGACACGGTGCGCTACGAACTCGAAGCACCGTCGGCGCCGACGACTATACGCCTCGCGGTCGACATGCCGGCCGCCCAGCTCACGAACGAGGCCGAGTCCATCATGCCGTATCTGGTTGGCCTCGCGGAAGGCCGCACGCGCCTGCGCGGCGAACGTTTCGAGAAGGTGTACGAGCGCGTGGCAAAGCTGATGGGCGAAGCGGCTCTGCCGCAGGAGGTGCGTTTCGCCACCGCGCAGGCCGATGGCGGGGCCATCAGTCTCGACTTGTCGAAGTCGCTGATCTGGCTGCCCCTGGAGATCACCGATGACGGCGGCGAAACCAGAATGATGTTGCGGCATGCGATCGGCCGCACAATCTCGGGCGATGTCCTCGCCGAGCGCAAGCCGCTAAGCGCATTCAGGCTCACCGTGACGATCTTCGCTCCGCATGCCGACGATGCCGATCGGCTAGCCCGCGCGGACGGCGAAGCCGAGGCGGTCGCGGCTGCCGCGCAAAGCTGGGGCGCGGAGGTCGTCCGGATGGCCCCCGACGCGACCAAGCAGGAGATTCTTGCTGCGATCTGCGCCGCCCATCTGTTCCACTATGTCGGTCATGCTGAATTCGTCGAGGATGCAGGGGAGCAGAGCTATCTCCCGATCAAGGGCGACCGGATCCTAGCCGGCGATATCGCGGCCGCGCTTAAGACGACGCCGAACGACCTGCTGCTCGCCTTCATCAACGGATGCGGCAGTTCGCGCGAGGCGGCCTGGGCACGCGGCGCCGAGGTCTACGGCTTCGCATCGGCTTTCCTCAATAACGCCTCCTATTTCGTCGGTGCGCAATGGCCGATCCCGGACGAGCCCGCCGCCGCCTTCGCGACCGAATTCTACTCAAGGCTGTTTCCGCATGCATACAGCCTCTGGTGGCGGCTGATCCGGCGCGATACGCTCGGGGGTATTCCCTTCGCGGAGGCACTGCGACTCGCAAGGCTTAAACTAAGCGGTGAGGGGCCGTCGACCGTCCAGACGTGGTCCTCTTACGTGTTCTATGGCGATCCGACGCGACGGCTCCTTCTGAAATGA
- a CDS encoding GNAT family N-acetyltransferase has protein sequence MNVIETDRLILRNFRQGDATDLFAYLRQPRSNCFASLRLADLNAAQAEVEARSSSDEHIAVCLRSSDRLIGDLFCVHEPPDTYSVGWNFNADFGGAGYASEAARALFDCLFKVKRARRLYAYVEEDNIASQRLCERLGMRNEGLFREFVSFVTDDDGAPIFENTMQYAILRKEWTAL, from the coding sequence ATGAACGTCATCGAAACAGACCGGCTGATTTTGAGGAATTTCCGGCAGGGTGACGCCACCGATCTGTTTGCCTATTTGCGCCAACCCAGGTCGAATTGTTTCGCTTCTCTCAGGTTGGCGGATCTCAACGCCGCTCAAGCCGAGGTGGAGGCGCGCAGCAGCAGCGATGAGCATATTGCCGTGTGTTTGCGAAGCTCCGACAGGCTGATTGGCGACCTGTTCTGCGTGCACGAGCCTCCCGACACATATTCGGTTGGGTGGAACTTCAACGCGGATTTCGGCGGCGCCGGTTACGCCTCCGAGGCTGCTCGGGCGCTCTTTGATTGCTTGTTCAAGGTGAAGCGAGCTCGGCGCCTCTACGCCTATGTGGAGGAGGATAACATCGCCTCGCAGCGCCTGTGCGAAAGATTGGGAATGAGGAATGAGGGGCTTTTTAGAGAGTTCGTGTCATTCGTGACGGATGACGACGGCGCCCCAATATTCGAGAACACGATGCAATACGCCATCCTGCGCAAGGAGTGGACGGCGCTTTGA
- a CDS encoding caspase family protein: protein MTRIYEQPQANRGVRLLILGAGHYPNAQVAKPKVPKLADIGSAAQSAIDFATHALTDWAALFGKPIASVDMLINDATHPAGVTFSCPGIAPTNVDAPDLANILAARSRWFDGAQKDDILIFYCCGHGIWLPSVTRTFLASDFGVDPESVWPNSVSIDLFVEGMGDKPPRQQWLIFDCCANTAPPALRNARPATNALVEATPGLRQAMVDTNGPLAQVVIASSSLGAKAFGRTGGRSRFMDVFVEACSNSGFRDQGDDGRWHLSVQGLEAAMSSYRFRVASFADRAYYTFSRLTTSDAEEPPVLMVRDDPADTTLLVSSDPLAKLTQCTLEIMRDVHQLYKQAPGPGAETPVRQTVSSFDKYTVNAAWAPPLDFPAQSVVRRALPPLTEVKL from the coding sequence ATGACGCGAATCTACGAGCAACCCCAGGCGAATAGGGGCGTGCGCTTGCTGATACTGGGCGCCGGCCATTATCCGAACGCCCAGGTCGCGAAACCCAAAGTTCCAAAGCTTGCCGATATCGGCAGCGCCGCACAAAGCGCTATCGATTTCGCGACCCACGCGCTAACAGACTGGGCGGCGCTTTTCGGCAAGCCGATAGCCTCGGTCGACATGTTGATCAACGATGCGACGCATCCGGCTGGCGTCACCTTCAGCTGTCCTGGCATCGCGCCGACGAATGTCGATGCTCCCGACCTCGCGAACATACTCGCCGCGAGGAGTCGCTGGTTCGACGGCGCGCAGAAAGACGACATCCTCATCTTCTATTGCTGCGGCCACGGCATCTGGTTGCCCTCGGTGACCCGGACGTTCCTCGCGAGCGACTTCGGCGTGGATCCAGAAAGTGTCTGGCCCAACTCTGTCTCGATCGATCTATTCGTAGAGGGGATGGGTGACAAACCTCCACGACAGCAGTGGCTGATTTTCGATTGCTGCGCCAACACCGCGCCACCGGCGCTACGGAATGCTCGGCCCGCAACCAATGCTCTTGTCGAAGCGACGCCCGGCCTTCGCCAAGCGATGGTCGATACCAACGGCCCCCTCGCACAGGTCGTGATCGCTTCGTCGTCGCTAGGCGCGAAAGCGTTCGGACGTACCGGCGGACGATCGCGCTTCATGGATGTCTTCGTCGAAGCCTGTTCGAATTCCGGTTTCCGCGATCAGGGTGACGACGGCCGCTGGCATCTCAGCGTGCAGGGCCTTGAGGCTGCAATGTCAAGCTATCGCTTCCGCGTCGCCAGCTTTGCAGATCGGGCCTATTACACATTCAGCCGCCTGACGACGAGCGATGCTGAGGAACCGCCAGTTCTGATGGTCCGCGATGATCCCGCCGATACGACGCTACTAGTGTCGAGCGACCCACTGGCCAAGCTCACGCAATGTACGCTCGAGATCATGCGAGACGTGCACCAGCTCTACAAACAGGCGCCCGGCCCTGGTGCCGAGACGCCGGTCAGGCAAACCGTGTCGTCGTTCGACAAATACACGGTCAATGCGGCGTGGGCGCCGCCGCTCGATTTTCCCGCCCAGAGCGTAGTGCGGCGTGCCCTGCCGCCCCTGACCGAGGTGAAGCTGTGA
- a CDS encoding AAA family ATPase: protein MNGRVVISGCSGGGKSTLLTELKTRGHTVVEEPGRRIIAEETARGGTALPWVNLAAFLHRAIELALSDHAAATALDGWVFFDRGLIDAASALEALTGEPVLRPLSATHRYHPKMFLAPPWPEIYVTDVDRKHGFDIAVAEYERLAKTYPALGYEMLPLPKTAVAARADFVLSSLIT from the coding sequence ATGAATGGACGTGTCGTGATTTCCGGCTGTTCGGGCGGCGGAAAATCCACCTTGCTGACGGAACTGAAGACGCGAGGCCATACGGTTGTTGAGGAGCCCGGCCGCCGTATCATCGCCGAAGAGACGGCACGAGGCGGGACGGCTCTGCCTTGGGTTAATCTCGCGGCTTTTCTGCATCGCGCAATCGAGCTGGCGCTGTCCGACCATGCCGCCGCTACGGCGCTCGATGGTTGGGTATTCTTTGATCGCGGCCTTATCGATGCTGCGTCGGCGCTGGAGGCTTTGACCGGCGAACCCGTCCTGCGCCCGCTGTCTGCGACCCACCGCTATCATCCAAAAATGTTCCTGGCGCCGCCCTGGCCGGAAATCTATGTGACGGATGTGGACCGCAAGCACGGCTTTGACATCGCGGTCGCGGAGTATGAACGCCTTGCGAAGACATATCCGGCCCTGGGATATGAAATGCTACCGCTGCCAAAGACGGCAGTGGCGGCGCGCGCCGACTTCGTGCTGTCTTCTCTGATAACCTAA
- a CDS encoding SCO family protein, translating into MIALLVLSGIASAKTRSWISPGPALPHIVLTDHDGNPVAFDRLVAGRVVAVNFFFTQCSSVCPAQTAILRQTKELIEKEASADRKPLFISISVDPRIDTPTRIRQYAERFDLALGETHDWVMLTGAPEATSTLIAAFDETAGPTPGDHSGSIWIGSQSAGRWARIPTSSAEASSPAALASILREAAR; encoded by the coding sequence ATGATCGCGCTGCTTGTGCTCTCCGGGATCGCGAGCGCGAAAACACGCTCATGGATCTCGCCGGGTCCCGCGCTTCCACATATCGTTTTGACCGATCACGACGGAAACCCTGTCGCCTTCGACAGGCTTGTCGCCGGTCGCGTCGTTGCGGTGAATTTCTTTTTCACGCAATGTTCGAGCGTATGTCCGGCGCAGACAGCCATCTTGCGACAAACGAAGGAGCTGATCGAAAAAGAAGCCTCCGCGGATCGAAAGCCGCTCTTCATATCGATCTCTGTCGATCCAAGAATCGATACGCCGACGCGCATCAGGCAATATGCGGAGCGCTTCGACCTTGCGCTCGGCGAGACGCATGACTGGGTCATGCTTACCGGCGCGCCCGAAGCGACCAGCACGCTCATTGCAGCTTTCGACGAAACGGCGGGGCCGACGCCCGGCGATCATAGCGGGTCGATCTGGATTGGCAGCCAGAGCGCCGGGCGTTGGGCGCGCATTCCCACATCATCGGCGGAAGCGTCGTCGCCAGCAGCGCTTGCGTCAATCTTGCGCGAGGCGGCAAGATGA
- a CDS encoding S8 family serine peptidase has translation MKRRYAIIESNRALRSGGALPGTFSKSADAQINIHEAELSASELRDIEKNPKVADYGLIMPMRLITPVSKKQPAKGAVPKTAWGVSAVGAEKTGLDGSGTVVAVLDTGICRNHPAFAGIDIEEKDFGGSGNGDSDGHGTHCAGTIFGKDVDGVRIGIARNIRKALIAKVFSDKGDGGSAVVLQAMQWAANEGAHVVSMSLGFDFPGMVRQLQEEGYPPELATSIALESFKDNLRLFDSVMELIEAGRAFGRGPLVIAAAGNESRLDVDSRFRISASLPSSATGVLSVAALRTDGDSLAIADFSNVRAKIFAPGAEILSAARDGGFATMSGTSMACPHVAGVAALWWQKLATPQKGPNGERLKQSILASAVTEVLPSFDADDAEYGLVQVPK, from the coding sequence ATGAAACGCAGATACGCCATCATCGAGTCCAACCGCGCCCTGCGCTCCGGGGGAGCCTTGCCCGGCACGTTCAGCAAATCGGCAGATGCACAAATCAATATCCATGAGGCGGAGCTGTCCGCCTCTGAACTGCGCGACATCGAGAAGAACCCGAAAGTGGCCGATTACGGCCTGATCATGCCGATGCGGCTGATCACGCCGGTGTCGAAGAAGCAGCCTGCGAAAGGCGCTGTCCCGAAGACTGCCTGGGGCGTTTCCGCCGTAGGCGCGGAAAAGACGGGTCTGGACGGCTCCGGCACGGTCGTCGCGGTGCTCGACACCGGCATCTGCCGGAATCATCCGGCCTTCGCCGGCATCGACATCGAGGAAAAGGACTTCGGCGGCTCCGGCAACGGCGACTCGGACGGCCACGGGACCCATTGCGCCGGCACGATCTTCGGCAAGGACGTCGACGGCGTTCGCATCGGCATTGCCCGGAACATACGCAAGGCGCTCATCGCCAAGGTGTTCTCTGACAAGGGCGACGGCGGTTCCGCGGTGGTCTTGCAAGCCATGCAATGGGCGGCGAACGAAGGCGCGCATGTCGTGTCGATGTCGCTCGGCTTCGACTTTCCCGGCATGGTCCGGCAGCTGCAGGAAGAGGGGTATCCGCCCGAGCTCGCGACCTCGATCGCCCTCGAGTCGTTCAAGGACAATCTACGGCTGTTCGACTCAGTCATGGAGTTGATCGAAGCCGGGCGCGCCTTCGGGCGCGGACCACTGGTGATCGCCGCCGCCGGCAACGAGAGCCGCCTTGACGTCGATTCGCGATTCCGGATTTCGGCATCGCTCCCGTCTTCCGCTACGGGCGTCCTCTCCGTCGCTGCCCTGCGGACGGACGGCGACTCGCTCGCGATCGCGGATTTCTCGAACGTCCGCGCCAAGATTTTCGCTCCGGGCGCAGAAATCCTGTCGGCTGCTCGGGACGGCGGCTTCGCGACGATGAGCGGCACTAGCATGGCGTGCCCCCATGTCGCCGGCGTCGCTGCGCTGTGGTGGCAAAAACTCGCGACGCCTCAAAAAGGACCGAACGGAGAGAGGCTGAAGCAGAGCATACTGGCGTCGGCGGTGACGGAAGTTCTGCCGAGTTTCGACGCGGATGACGCTGAATACGGGCTGGTGCAAGTCCCGAAATAG